The Deinococcus sp. Leaf326 DNA segment CACGCGCGCCGACAAGTACCGCACGGTCCTGAACCTCGTCACCGACCGCCTGATGGTCGCCGCCGGCATGTGGACCCTGCCCGACCTGCGGCTGCTGGTCGAGTCGCGGAGCGGCCCCGACTGGTCGGCGGCGCCCTTCGTGCAGGCGGTCCGGCACGTGGCCGAGCGGGCCGCCGAGCGCGAGGACCCGGACTACCTGACAGACGACGAACTGCTGGCCGCCGCCGGAGCTGCCGGAATGGTCCTGTGCCCCCTGACTGGGCTGGACGGCACGCTGCGGGGCGTGCTGGGCCTCGCCCACCGCCACGCCCTGCGGGACCGCGACCACGAACTCGTGCAGGAGCTGTGCAAACGCCTCTCGACCGCGCTGGACAACGACGCCCTGCGGGGACGCGCGGTGGCCGCCCAGCGTGAACTGCGCGCCCTGAACCTCTCACTGGAGGAACGCGTGCAGCGCCGCACGCTGGAGCTGGAGGAAGCCAACCGTGAACTTGAGGCCTTCAGCTACTCGGTGAGCCACGATCTGCGCACGCCTCTGCGGCACATCGTGGGATTCAGCGACCTGCTGGGCAAGGACGCTGGACCGAATCTCAGCGCCAAGGGGCAGCGCTACCTGACGGTCATCACCGACGCGGCCGGGCGCATGAGCGGCCTGATCGACAGCCTGCTGGAATTTTCACGGATGGGCCGCACGCCGCTGCGTCAGGCGCCGGTGGCGCTCGGTGAGCTGGTGAAGCAGGCGTGGCACAACCTCGAGCCGGACCGCCTGAGCCGGCAGGTCACGCTGGAGCAGGGAGAGCTTCCCACTGTCCTGGGCGACGCCGCACTGCTCGACCTCGTGTTCCAGAACCTGCTGTCCAACGCCATCAAGTACACCCGCACCCGACCGGAGGCGCGCGTGACCCTGAGCGCGCAGGAGGAGGCCGGCTGGGTCCGGGTGACAGTGGCGGACAACGGCGTGGGCTTCGATCCCAAATACGCAGATAAACTGTTCGGTGTGTTTCAACGTCTGCACCGTCCCGAAGAATTCGAGGGGACCGGAATCGGTCTGGCGAACGTCCGCCGTATCGTGACCCGTCACGGAGGCCAGGTGGGAGCCGAGGCGCTGCCCGGCGAGGGCGCCGCCTTCTGGATCACCCTGCCGCTCGCCCCCCGGCCCCAGGAGCTCCGCTGATGCCCGACCCCGCCCCCTTTCCCCTGGCCTCCTCGGAGACGCCGGGCACCATCTGTATCCTGCACCTCGAAGACAGCGAACTCGACCACGAGCTCGTCGCCATGCACCTCGACGGCGACTTGCCCTGGTCGGTGCAGATCGAGCGCGTCGAGGCCGAGGACACCTTTCTGGAAGCCTTGCGCGAGCGCCCGCCGCACATCATCCTGAGCGATTTCGCGCTCCCGGGTTACAACGGCCTGAGCGCCTTCAGGAGCGCCCACGAGATGTATCCCAACATGCCGTTCATCATCGTGACGGGCGCGATGGGCGAGGAGGTGGCGGTAGACACGCTGCGCCAAGGCGTCACCGACTACATCCTCAAGCAGCGCCTGGAGCGGCTGGCCCCCAGCGTGCGCCGCGCCCTGGCCGAGGCCGAGGGTCAGGCGTCGCGCGAGCGGGCCGAACAGTCGGTGCGCGACCTGAACCAGAGCCTGCAGGCCCGGCTGCTGGAGGTCGAGCGTCTGCGCAACACCGCCGAGCGCCAGAGCCAGCGCCTGGAGGTGCAGGCCCGGCAGCTCGAAGAGGCCCTAAACCTCCAGAAGACCTTCCTGGCCGAGACCAGCCACGAACTGCGTACCCCCCTGACCGCTCTGCTGGGGTACCTGCGCCGCGCCGACCGCGAGGTGGGCGGCTCGCAGGTCGTCCAGGACGCGCAGCGCGTCGCGGAGAACATGACCCGGCTGGTCAATGACCTCCTGCAGCTCTCGCGCGGTGAACTCGTGCAGAGCATCGAAATGCACTACATGAACGTCGGCAACCTGCTGCGGCAGGTGGGGCGTGACTACGGCGTACAGGCCGACGTGCCCGATGTCGAGATCGTGGGCGATCCGGGGCGCCTCACGCAGGTCTTCGTGAACCTCGTGACGAATGCGGTGCGCGTCAGTGGGGGGCCCGACAAGGTGCGGCTCGAACTGAACGTGCGTGCCGACGAGGTCGAGGCCAGCGTGGTGGATACGGGCCCCGGCGTGCCCGACTCGGTCAAGCCACGCATCTTCGACAAGTTCTACCGGGGCAAGGAAGCCGGCTCGGCGGGCCTGGGCCTGACCATCGCGCAGCAGGTCGTGATCTCGCACGGCGGGCGGATCGACGTGCTCGATACACCTGGCGGCGGCGCGACGTTTCAGGTGCGCCTGCCCCTGCCCGATGAGGAAGGCGACGAGGACTTCGCATAGGCAGGGAAGCGCTGAGCGCGGGGCCGCCCGAAACCTGGGCAGGCCCCAGTGTTCCCGGCGCGCCCTGCGCTAGCCTGAGCGGCATGAAAAAGACCCTGAACGTCACCTGGCTCGGCGAGCAGCGCTACCTGGGCGTGAGCGAGAGCGGGCACCAGCTCCTGATCGACAACAGCCCCGTCAAGGTGGGCGTCTCCCCGATGGAGGCCCTGCTGGGCGCGCTGGCGACCTGCACCGCCTATGACGTGGTCGAAGTCATGAAAAAGCGCCGCACGCCCCTGAGCACCTACCGGATCGAGGTCGAGGGCGAGCGGGCCGACACCGACCCCAAGCGCTACACCCACATCACTGTGCGCCACATCGCCAGCGGCGAGGGCGTCACCGACGAGATGCTGAGCAAGGCCGCGCACCTGAGCCACGAGAAATACTGCTCGGTCGCCGCGAGCCTGAACAGCGAGATCGTGCTCGAAACGCGCGTCGAGTAGGGAGGCGAAAAGAAGGCCGCCTCCAGTGTGGGGCGGCCTTGCTGGTAGAGCGCTGCGGTCAGATCGTTTCGCCGGTATCACGCTGCACGTAGCAGTTGGTGTACACCGGAATGTTGCCGTTGCCCAGCGAGCGGGTGCTGGCCGTGGCCGAGTCGGTGGCGTTGCGGATGGTCAGGTCGGCGTAGAACGAGCCGACCAGATTCTCGGCAGTCACGAGCTTCACGGTGCGGTCAACCGGGTTGACGACGATGGCCTGGGGCAAGAAGCCGCCGGTGGCCGGGCTGGCGTCGAACGAGACCTTGTAGCTGTTGCCACCGATGGAATCGAACTCCGAACCGGAGAAGGTGGCGTTGTAGTTGCCGTCATAGCGGTTGTCCGTGTTGCCGCGCAGACCGACACTGACCGACTGCACGGTACCAGTCACGTTGAAGTACACCGCGACCTGGGTCCGGGCAATGCCCTGCACGCCGTTGTTCAGCACATTGTCACAGCCCACGAATTGCCCGTTCGAGAGGCGGTACTCGGTACGGATGCCGGTGACCTGCGCGATGGCGCCGTCACCCACGGCCACGGACCCGCAGCTTGCCAATACTCCACTCAACCCCACCGCAGCCAGAAGCACTTTTTTCATACCTCTCACTGTGCCGGGCCAAACTGACCCGCGTGTGACTCCCCTCTTGATCTTTTGTGAGGACAGCACAAATGCGCTGCCTCCCGCTATGGGAGAACGGCGCAGGATAGAGGGACTCAGGCAGCGGTGGGCAGCGCTGCAGGCGGCTCGCGGCGGCTTCCGGCCTTCTGCCAGAAATACACCAGGGCGATGAGACCCAGAGCGCCCAGGTCGTACAGGACGCCGTTGGGAATCATCAGGATGAACGCCGCGACGAGCAGCAGCAGCATCTGGATGGGGTTGGTCCGGCGGTGCAGGAAGCGCAGCGTGGCCGCCCCGAAGGCCACGAGCCCCAGGAAGGCGAAGAAGATGATGGGAATGGCCTCGGTCCAGGGCAGAGCGCCCAGGCGGCCGTCCTGGATGAGCAGCAGAGACGGGTTGAAGAACATCATGTAGGCGAGCAGGGCCGTGCGCATCTCGTACTGGAAGGCCTGCACCCCTGTCTTCATCGGGTCGCCCCCGGAGATGGCGGCGGCGGCGGTCGCCGCCAGCGCCACGGGCGGGGTACTGTCGGCCATGATGCCGAAATAGAAGGCGAACAGATGAACCGGCAGCATCTCGCCGGGGTTACTGGTGTCCAGCCCGGCGATCTTGGCGATGATGGGCACGATGAGTGCGGCCATGACGATGTAGTTGGCGGTCGTGGGCAGGCCGGTGCCCAGGATCAGCGCGATGAGCTGGGCGATGAACAGCGTGACCAGAATCCGCAGGAACGGGTTGGAGAAGGCCGCCGCCGCCGCTTCCAGCACGTCGGCCAGGCCGTAGCCCAGGCCCGTGATCGTCACGATGCCTACGACGATGCCTGCCGAGGCGGTGGCGATGGCGATGCCGATCATGTTGCGGGCGCCGCTTTCGAACGCCGCGACGATCTTCTGGCCGCCTTCGATCAGGCTCCGGCCCGCGCCGCGCCCGTCCCGCCGGCCCCAGAACAGCTCCTGCGCGAGCATCATCAGCATCATGCCGATGATCGTGAACAGGGCGACGCGCTCGGGCACCGCCTCATGATTGAAGGTGAGCGTGCCGATGAGGTAGCCCAGCGGGAAGAGGTAGTACCAGCCCTCCAGAAACGACTTTTTGAAGCGGGGCAGTTCGTCGCGCGGCACCCCCTGAAGGTTGAGCTTAAGGGCCTCGATGTGCGCCACCACGAGCAGGGCGGCGTAGCACAGGAAGGCCGGAATGGCCGCCGCCAGGATCAGGGTCCGGAACTCGATCTGAAGGTTTTCGGCGATGATGAAGGCGGCCGCGCCCATCGCGGGCGGCATGAGCTGCCCGTTGCTGGAACTCGCGACCTCGATGGCTCCGGCCTTCTCGCGGCTGTAGCCAGTGCGCATCATCGTGCCGATGGTGATGTTGCCGCCGGTCACGACGTTGGCGACGGCGCTGCCACTGATCATGCCGTTGAGGCCGCTGCTGACGATGCTGGCTTTGGCCGCCCCGCCCCGGAAGCGCCCCAGCAGGCTCTGGGAGATGTTCATGAACCAGTCGCCCGCGCCCATCTTGTCGAAGACGGCCCCGAACAATACGAACAGGAATACGATCTGCGCGCTGACCCCCAGCGACGTGCCGAAGATGCCCTCGGTGTTGGTCGCCAGTTGCCCCACGAGCTGCGGCCAAGTGCTGCCGTTGTGAAACGGCGTCTGGATAAAGGGCAGCGCCCCACGCGCGCCCATCAGCGCGAACAGGATGAAGCCGACCGACACGAGGACCATCGAGATGCCCAGGGTCCGCCAGGTCGCCAGCAGCAGCATGACGACCAGCAGGCTGCCCATCCACAGGTCCATCGGGACGTCGGCCCGCATACCGCCGTTGTTGGCGATATTGGCGTACTGAAAGAGAAAGTACAGTACCGAAGCCACGGCGAGGGCGCCCTGCACCCAGTCGAACCAGGGCACGCGGGTTTCGGGCCGGCCGGGCCTGTTCTTGAACGAGAACACCAGAAAGGCCAGCGCAAAGCCGAAGCCCAGGTGAATGGAGCGCAGATTGATGGTCGGGATGGTGCCAACATAGGCGGAATACATCTGGAACAGGCACCAGCCGACGGCCACCAGCGTGACCAGGAGCGCCTGCCAGCCGAACAGTTTGCGTCCGCCGGTTTCGGCGGCGGCGACCATCTCCAGGGCCTGTTTTTCGCCTTCGGTCAGGGCCTCGC contains these protein-coding regions:
- a CDS encoding hybrid sensor histidine kinase/response regulator, giving the protein MPDPAPFPLASSETPGTICILHLEDSELDHELVAMHLDGDLPWSVQIERVEAEDTFLEALRERPPHIILSDFALPGYNGLSAFRSAHEMYPNMPFIIVTGAMGEEVAVDTLRQGVTDYILKQRLERLAPSVRRALAEAEGQASRERAEQSVRDLNQSLQARLLEVERLRNTAERQSQRLEVQARQLEEALNLQKTFLAETSHELRTPLTALLGYLRRADREVGGSQVVQDAQRVAENMTRLVNDLLQLSRGELVQSIEMHYMNVGNLLRQVGRDYGVQADVPDVEIVGDPGRLTQVFVNLVTNAVRVSGGPDKVRLELNVRADEVEASVVDTGPGVPDSVKPRIFDKFYRGKEAGSAGLGLTIAQQVVISHGGRIDVLDTPGGGATFQVRLPLPDEEGDEDFA
- a CDS encoding OsmC family protein; the protein is MKKTLNVTWLGEQRYLGVSESGHQLLIDNSPVKVGVSPMEALLGALATCTAYDVVEVMKKRRTPLSTYRIEVEGERADTDPKRYTHITVRHIASGEGVTDEMLSKAAHLSHEKYCSVAASLNSEIVLETRVE
- a CDS encoding TRAP transporter permease, translated to MPSRPGEALTEGEKQALEMVAAAETGGRKLFGWQALLVTLVAVGWCLFQMYSAYVGTIPTINLRSIHLGFGFALAFLVFSFKNRPGRPETRVPWFDWVQGALAVASVLYFLFQYANIANNGGMRADVPMDLWMGSLLVVMLLLATWRTLGISMVLVSVGFILFALMGARGALPFIQTPFHNGSTWPQLVGQLATNTEGIFGTSLGVSAQIVFLFVLFGAVFDKMGAGDWFMNISQSLLGRFRGGAAKASIVSSGLNGMISGSAVANVVTGGNITIGTMMRTGYSREKAGAIEVASSSNGQLMPPAMGAAAFIIAENLQIEFRTLILAAAIPAFLCYAALLVVAHIEALKLNLQGVPRDELPRFKKSFLEGWYYLFPLGYLIGTLTFNHEAVPERVALFTIIGMMLMMLAQELFWGRRDGRGAGRSLIEGGQKIVAAFESGARNMIGIAIATASAGIVVGIVTITGLGYGLADVLEAAAAAFSNPFLRILVTLFIAQLIALILGTGLPTTANYIVMAALIVPIIAKIAGLDTSNPGEMLPVHLFAFYFGIMADSTPPVALAATAAAAISGGDPMKTGVQAFQYEMRTALLAYMMFFNPSLLLIQDGRLGALPWTEAIPIIFFAFLGLVAFGAATLRFLHRRTNPIQMLLLLVAAFILMIPNGVLYDLGALGLIALVYFWQKAGSRREPPAALPTAA